A DNA window from Agrobacterium vaccinii contains the following coding sequences:
- a CDS encoding ABC transporter substrate-binding protein encodes MLKYFSGASAIVIASLAGLAAAHAETRTITFLFTDDDQGYVQRMSELSKEFEAANPGVKVNFISSGYDAVSKQLPVQLAVGEGPDVAKITDWQLAPYYLDMRPYMKDPEAYAKLHGASLDQLRLPNINDPKSINGYVASQTLNLPFVNKTLFEQAGEPLPGPTAKLSEIVEASARVAKATGVQIPFTMDRSGHRFSGGAFAYGAKYVRDGKFSFPDDATKKYIADVYSWTQNGSFPKEMWGAAGGSQYKSMGDEFVNGNAVTYLAGNWMVNPFQTKIGDAFEWTAINAPCGDAGCYAMPGATAIVGFKRTKYPEDVAHFIEFLGSEKVQREIAENYVILTGAEISNPNYKLTGESAKASMQVFLDNKKNVPQGAREFEKKKGGSAVYQQIVQRMSQLIVGELTLDQTYKVLEDDIAKINEAVDVKK; translated from the coding sequence ATGCTGAAGTATTTTTCAGGCGCGAGCGCCATTGTCATCGCGTCATTGGCCGGGCTGGCGGCGGCACATGCCGAAACCAGAACAATCACATTCCTTTTTACCGATGATGACCAAGGCTATGTCCAACGGATGTCAGAACTCAGCAAGGAGTTCGAGGCCGCAAATCCTGGCGTGAAGGTGAACTTCATTTCTTCCGGCTACGATGCTGTCTCCAAGCAGTTGCCGGTGCAGTTGGCCGTTGGTGAAGGTCCGGATGTCGCCAAGATCACAGACTGGCAGCTCGCACCCTACTACCTCGATATGCGCCCCTACATGAAGGATCCTGAAGCCTACGCCAAATTGCATGGCGCGAGCCTGGATCAGCTTCGTCTGCCAAATATCAACGATCCCAAGTCTATCAATGGCTACGTGGCATCGCAGACCCTGAACTTGCCTTTCGTCAACAAGACGCTGTTCGAGCAGGCTGGCGAGCCGTTACCTGGCCCGACCGCAAAACTCAGCGAGATCGTTGAAGCCTCGGCGCGTGTGGCGAAGGCAACGGGCGTACAGATACCGTTTACCATGGACCGTTCCGGCCACCGTTTCTCCGGCGGTGCTTTTGCCTATGGTGCGAAATACGTAAGGGACGGCAAGTTCAGTTTTCCTGACGACGCTACGAAGAAATACATCGCCGATGTTTACTCCTGGACTCAAAACGGCAGCTTTCCCAAGGAAATGTGGGGTGCCGCTGGCGGATCACAATACAAGAGCATGGGGGACGAGTTCGTCAACGGCAATGCCGTGACCTATCTTGCGGGCAACTGGATGGTAAATCCGTTCCAGACCAAGATCGGTGACGCTTTTGAATGGACAGCCATCAATGCACCTTGTGGTGACGCAGGATGCTACGCCATGCCTGGCGCGACTGCCATTGTTGGCTTCAAACGCACCAAATACCCTGAAGATGTTGCTCATTTCATCGAGTTTCTCGGCTCTGAAAAAGTACAAAGGGAAATCGCCGAGAATTACGTGATCCTGACGGGCGCTGAGATCAGCAATCCGAACTACAAGCTGACGGGCGAGAGCGCCAAAGCGTCCATGCAGGTCTTTCTGGACAACAAGAAAAACGTGCCCCAGGGCGCACGCGAGTTCGAAAAGAAAAAGGGTGGATCGGCGGTTTACCAGCAGATCGTTCAACGCATGAGCCAGTTGATCGTGGGTGAATTGACGCTCGACCAGACTTATAAAGTTCTGGAAGATGACATAGCGAAGATTAACGAGGCCGTTGACGTCAAAAAGTAA